One genomic segment of Pyruvatibacter mobilis includes these proteins:
- a CDS encoding rubrerythrin family protein: MSLAESKTLENLKAAFSGESQANRRYLYFAQKADVEGYNDVAAVFRSTAEGETGHAHGHLEFMEEVGDPATGEPIGSTSENLKAAIAGETHEYTDMYPGMARTAREEGFDEIADWFETLAKAEKSHAGRFQKALDNLDA, translated from the coding sequence ATGTCTCTCGCCGAATCCAAGACACTCGAAAATCTGAAGGCCGCTTTCTCCGGTGAAAGCCAGGCCAACCGCCGTTACCTCTATTTCGCCCAGAAGGCCGACGTGGAAGGCTACAATGATGTGGCTGCCGTGTTCCGCTCCACCGCGGAAGGCGAAACCGGCCACGCCCATGGCCATCTGGAATTCATGGAAGAGGTCGGCGACCCGGCCACCGGTGAGCCCATCGGTTCCACTTCCGAGAACCTGAAGGCCGCCATCGCCGGTGAAACCCACGAATACACCGACATGTATCCGGGCATGGCCCGCACGGCGCGCGAAGAAGGCTTCGACGAAATCGCCGACTGGTTCGAGACTCTGGCGAAGGCTGAAAAGAGCCACGCCGGCCGTTTCCAGAAGGCGCTCGACAATCTCGACGCCTAA